One part of the Mariniblastus fucicola genome encodes these proteins:
- a CDS encoding YMGG-like glycine zipper-containing protein: MCNHNHRDCFFSRAIVVGTLSLTGFVAGCQSSNPVHQKAAIGTALGTTAGAIIGHQSDHAAEGALIGAAAGALTGGIVGNAQAEREAAEAQAIQAHQSALVDQDLIHMSQSGLGDSVIVNAIQQRGGRFDLSPAGLIHLKSNGVSNAVIEAVQRASIASQSSASGASGASSGVAVQGVVVVRPRPIAKVVVPAPRVKPRPVKRRRRW; this comes from the coding sequence ATGTGCAATCACAACCATAGAGACTGTTTCTTTTCGCGAGCCATCGTTGTCGGAACGCTTTCATTGACTGGTTTTGTGGCTGGGTGTCAGTCGTCGAATCCAGTCCATCAGAAGGCCGCCATTGGAACGGCACTAGGAACAACCGCGGGCGCGATCATTGGGCATCAGTCTGACCACGCAGCAGAGGGAGCATTGATCGGCGCGGCAGCAGGAGCTTTGACCGGCGGCATTGTCGGCAACGCACAAGCTGAACGGGAAGCCGCAGAAGCCCAAGCCATTCAAGCCCACCAGTCGGCTCTCGTCGACCAGGATTTGATTCATATGTCACAAAGCGGGCTCGGCGACAGCGTCATTGTCAACGCGATACAGCAGCGTGGAGGTCGATTCGACCTCAGCCCCGCCGGCTTGATTCACCTTAAGTCAAACGGTGTTTCCAACGCAGTGATCGAGGCCGTCCAGCGTGCGAGTATTGCAAGTCAGTCGAGTGCGTCAGGTGCGTCAGGTGCGAGTTCAGGAGTCGCTGTGCAAGGTGTTGTCGTCGTGCGTCCACGCCCGATTGCCAAAGTCGTCGTTCCTGCTCCACGAGTCAAACCGCGACCCGTGAAGCGTCGTCGGCGCTGGTAA
- a CDS encoding S9 family peptidase, whose translation MVWVIPSRKFSAFFAAFLLLLLSGSHSIVAQKQLSEDTDQTAKSTNDSLFQPKDIFQLEFASDAQISPDGSTIVYRRNWFDIMNDRSVGDLWMINAAGKHLPMIESATSPRWSPDGTRLAYVGLDRNGKRQLFCHWFAEDRSTALTHLTESPSGITWSPDGKQIAFFMSVAAKAKPFATLPAKPKGAKWADPPKMITKLRYRSDGAGFLPDKFSHLFVVSADGGSPRQLTTGDFNHNGTVAWTSDSKEILISANRHEDHEYQPNNSEIYRVRLADRSITAVTDRVGPDGSPAISDDGKTIAFVGYDDKFLGNQTQTLYVMDSDGGNKRKLLEFDRSVGSPKWSNFHKGFLFTYVDQGNAKLAVVSLDGEMKKLADNLGSNCIGRPYAGPSSFTVADNGAIAFCVTTPMMPGELARLDEGDLQVLTHLNNDLLEHKVLGEVTEQRFPSSAGELEIQSWIMVPPNFDPSKKYPLILEIHGGPFAAYGDVFSAELQLMASAGYVVLYVNPRGSTSYGQDFANEIHHNYPGQDYDDLMSAVDTVIANGYVDKDRLYVTGGSGGGVLTAWIIGSTNRFKAAVVAKPVINWYSFALTSDAYNFFYKYWFPGLPWDHTEHYMKRSPISKVGNVETPTMLLTGEADYRTPISESEQYYQALKLRKIDAAMVRIPGASHGIAARPSHLLAKVAYILKWFATHP comes from the coding sequence ATGGTTTGGGTCATCCCGTCTCGTAAATTTTCTGCGTTCTTTGCGGCCTTCTTACTGCTGTTGCTCTCTGGCAGTCACAGCATCGTCGCTCAGAAGCAACTCTCCGAAGACACGGACCAAACGGCTAAATCGACTAACGACTCGCTGTTTCAACCCAAAGATATATTCCAGTTGGAATTCGCGTCCGATGCGCAGATTTCGCCAGATGGATCAACGATCGTCTATCGTCGGAACTGGTTCGACATCATGAACGATCGCAGCGTCGGTGACTTGTGGATGATCAACGCCGCAGGGAAACACCTGCCGATGATCGAAAGTGCAACTTCGCCACGATGGTCGCCCGATGGGACTCGACTGGCCTATGTTGGTCTTGATCGTAACGGCAAACGCCAACTGTTCTGTCACTGGTTCGCGGAAGATCGTTCGACAGCGTTGACGCACCTGACCGAATCGCCCAGCGGAATCACTTGGTCCCCCGATGGAAAGCAAATCGCGTTCTTCATGTCCGTCGCTGCGAAAGCGAAACCATTTGCAACGTTGCCGGCAAAACCGAAAGGCGCCAAATGGGCGGATCCGCCGAAGATGATCACGAAGCTCCGTTATCGATCCGATGGTGCAGGCTTTCTTCCGGATAAATTTTCGCATTTGTTCGTGGTCAGCGCCGATGGTGGTTCGCCACGACAGTTGACGACGGGTGACTTTAACCACAACGGCACCGTCGCGTGGACTTCCGATAGCAAAGAGATTTTGATCTCAGCCAATCGCCACGAAGACCACGAGTACCAACCCAACAACAGCGAGATCTATCGAGTCCGCCTTGCCGACCGTTCCATCACTGCCGTCACCGATCGCGTCGGCCCGGATGGAAGCCCAGCGATTTCCGACGACGGAAAGACAATCGCCTTCGTTGGTTACGACGACAAATTCCTGGGCAATCAGACTCAGACGCTCTACGTGATGGACTCCGACGGTGGCAACAAGCGAAAGTTGCTGGAGTTTGATCGGAGTGTTGGCTCGCCGAAATGGAGCAATTTTCACAAGGGGTTTTTGTTTACCTATGTCGATCAAGGCAACGCCAAACTTGCGGTCGTTTCGCTTGATGGCGAAATGAAAAAGCTGGCCGACAATTTAGGCAGCAACTGTATCGGCCGACCTTACGCTGGGCCCAGTTCATTCACCGTGGCCGACAACGGTGCGATTGCCTTTTGCGTGACCACGCCGATGATGCCGGGCGAACTTGCTCGTCTCGATGAAGGTGACTTGCAAGTGTTGACTCACCTGAACAACGATCTTCTGGAACATAAGGTTCTCGGCGAGGTTACCGAGCAACGTTTTCCTTCCAGCGCCGGCGAGCTGGAGATTCAGAGCTGGATTATGGTTCCGCCGAACTTTGACCCATCAAAAAAGTATCCTCTGATTCTTGAGATTCACGGCGGGCCATTTGCGGCTTACGGCGACGTATTCTCTGCGGAGCTACAACTGATGGCTTCTGCCGGCTACGTCGTGCTCTACGTAAATCCACGCGGCAGCACCAGTTACGGCCAGGATTTTGCCAACGAGATCCATCACAACTATCCGGGGCAGGACTATGACGACTTGATGAGTGCCGTCGATACGGTAATCGCGAATGGGTACGTCGACAAAGATCGCTTGTACGTAACCGGCGGCAGCGGAGGCGGCGTTCTGACCGCGTGGATCATTGGCAGCACGAATCGCTTCAAGGCCGCGGTTGTCGCGAAACCGGTGATCAACTGGTACAGCTTTGCGTTGACCTCCGACGCGTACAACTTTTTCTACAAGTACTGGTTCCCTGGGCTGCCGTGGGATCACACCGAGCACTACATGAAGCGTTCGCCGATTTCGAAAGTTGGCAACGTGGAGACACCGACGATGCTGTTGACCGGCGAAGCGGATTATCGAACTCCGATCAGCGAGTCAGAGCAGTACTATCAAGCCTTGAAGCTACGTAAGATCGACGCCGCGATGGTCCGCATTCCCGGCGCCTCCCACGGGATCGCCGCCCGTCCGAGTCATCTTCTGGCCAAGGTTGCGTATATCTTGAAGTGGTTTGCAACCCATCCGTAA